In Afipia sp. GAS231, a single window of DNA contains:
- a CDS encoding MFS transporter, with protein sequence MTASSRLPPALNIITLATFAASLSARALDPVLPHVADDFGISIATAASFASVFAFTFAIIQPVLGAAADLFGKARLMVVCLMLLGVANILGAMSTSFWLLFASRILAGIGSGGVFPVALSLTSDLVGPEKRQIAIGRTLMGSMTGNLLGASVSGLIGDFLGWRGVLAVLGVLVIVASAAVLMGFRGAALTQPPRTNLAALRHGYRTIFANPNVFCYAAVFLEGCCVLGLFPYIASFLFDLGETSLSIAGIVIAGFAIGGLVYTLTVSRLLPRIGVNGMMIAGAALVGLQLMAVAAGPGWKLQTLSLIFMGWGFYMIHGCLQVFASELSVEARATALSLHSFFFFMGQTIGPIAYGFGILHAGKTPTLLAAAAVIIALGFVCAKLLRQTRPADAAARPDVAP encoded by the coding sequence GTGACCGCGTCGAGCCGTCTGCCGCCGGCGCTCAACATCATCACGCTTGCGACCTTCGCGGCCAGCCTGTCGGCGCGCGCCCTCGATCCGGTGTTGCCGCACGTCGCCGACGATTTCGGTATCAGCATCGCGACCGCAGCAAGCTTCGCCTCCGTCTTCGCCTTCACGTTCGCGATCATCCAGCCGGTGCTGGGTGCGGCCGCCGACCTGTTCGGCAAGGCGCGGCTGATGGTGGTGTGCCTGATGCTGCTCGGCGTTGCCAACATCCTCGGCGCGATGTCGACCTCGTTCTGGCTATTGTTCGCCTCGCGGATTCTGGCCGGCATTGGCTCCGGCGGCGTATTTCCGGTGGCGCTCAGTCTCACCAGCGATCTGGTCGGGCCCGAAAAACGGCAGATCGCGATCGGCCGCACGCTGATGGGTTCGATGACCGGCAACCTGCTGGGCGCATCGGTCTCGGGCCTGATCGGCGATTTCCTGGGCTGGCGCGGCGTGTTGGCCGTGCTCGGCGTGTTGGTCATCGTCGCCTCCGCCGCGGTCCTCATGGGTTTTCGCGGCGCCGCGCTGACGCAGCCGCCCAGGACCAACCTTGCGGCGCTGCGCCATGGCTACCGCACCATCTTCGCCAATCCCAATGTCTTTTGTTACGCGGCGGTGTTCCTCGAGGGCTGCTGCGTGCTCGGCCTGTTTCCCTATATCGCATCGTTCCTGTTCGATCTCGGCGAAACCTCGCTCTCGATCGCCGGCATCGTGATCGCGGGCTTTGCTATCGGCGGCCTGGTCTACACGCTGACCGTTTCGCGGTTGCTCCCGAGGATCGGCGTCAACGGCATGATGATCGCAGGCGCTGCACTGGTCGGGCTGCAGCTCATGGCGGTCGCGGCGGGACCGGGATGGAAACTGCAAACCCTGAGCCTGATCTTCATGGGCTGGGGTTTCTACATGATCCACGGCTGCCTGCAGGTGTTCGCCAGCGAGCTGTCGGTGGAAGCGCGCGCGACCGCGCTGTCGTTGCATTCGTTTTTCTTCTTCATGGGCCAGACCATCGGGCCGATCGCCTACGGCTTCGGCATCCTGCACGCCGGTAAGACCCCGACCTTGCTCGCCGCCGCCGCTGTCATCATCGCGCTCGGCTTTGTCTGCGCGAAGCTGTTGCGTCAGACGCGGCCGGCGGACGCGGCGGCGAGGCCCGACGTCGCGCCCTAG
- the secG gene encoding preprotein translocase subunit SecG — protein sequence MQTVIIVVHLMIVSVLIGAVLLQKSEGGGLGMGGGAGFMSSRGTANLLSRTTAILAGLFFLTSMALAWIAGADRKPSSILGTAPTTQSQPGGASPITPPTSGGLLDSLKKADEQQAPPAAPSGPQAPRSQ from the coding sequence ATGCAGACCGTCATTATCGTCGTTCACCTCATGATCGTTTCCGTGCTGATCGGCGCGGTGCTGCTGCAAAAGTCCGAAGGCGGCGGCCTCGGCATGGGTGGCGGCGCCGGCTTCATGTCGAGCCGCGGCACCGCGAACCTGCTGTCGCGCACGACAGCCATTCTCGCGGGTCTTTTCTTTCTCACCAGCATGGCTCTCGCCTGGATCGCTGGCGCCGATCGCAAGCCAAGCTCGATTCTCGGCACCGCACCGACGACGCAATCGCAGCCCGGCGGCGCTTCGCCGATCACGCCGCCGACCTCTGGCGGCCTCCTGGATTCGCTGAAGAAGGCGGACGAGCAGCAGGCCCCGCCGGCGGCTCCCTCGGGTCCGCAGGCGCCGCGTTCGCAATAA
- a CDS encoding septum formation initiator family protein, translated as MVSRTRLKSLLTGLALYTMAALMVGYFGVNAYTGKYGLNARQELDQEIIALTSELARLKRERAQGEQRVSLLRSDRVDPDMLDERARFQLDYANPRDLVRTVTPR; from the coding sequence ATGGTCTCCCGCACCCGACTGAAATCGCTGCTTACCGGGCTCGCCCTCTACACGATGGCGGCGCTGATGGTCGGCTATTTCGGCGTCAACGCCTATACCGGCAAATACGGGCTGAACGCGCGCCAGGAGCTCGATCAGGAGATCATCGCGCTGACATCGGAATTGGCGCGGCTGAAGCGGGAGCGGGCGCAGGGCGAGCAGCGGGTTTCGCTGCTGCGGTCGGACCGGGTCGACCCCGACATGCTGGACGAGCGCGCGCGCTTCCAGCTCGACTACGCCAATCCGCGCGACCTCGTCCGGACCGTCACGCCACGCTGA
- a CDS encoding zinc-binding dehydrogenase, protein MSDGKTGLQLRSLLKKSGELELSLMNIPTPEPAEDEVVVRIEATPINPSDLGLLIGPADMSTAVVSGSKDAPVITAKMPDAAVKMMGARLDQSLPVGNEGAGTVVRTGSSDAAKALMGKTVSAIGGAMYSQYRTMKVRDVMELPAGATAADGASWFVNPLTALGMTETMRRENHKALVHTAAASNLGQMLNKICLKDGIGLVNIVRSKEQADILHKIGAKHVVDSTAPTFMDDLTNALVETGATIAFDAIGGGKLASQILTAMEIAANKTAKEYSRYGSSVFKQVYIYGSLNTGPTELSRAFGLTWAVSGWLLTPFLQKIGPADIGRLRQRVASELKTTFASHYTQVVSLPEVLQMSNIAVYNKRATGEKFLINPAKG, encoded by the coding sequence ATGAGTGACGGCAAGACCGGGCTGCAACTGCGTTCGCTGCTCAAGAAGAGCGGCGAACTCGAACTGTCGCTGATGAATATCCCGACGCCCGAGCCGGCCGAGGACGAAGTCGTGGTCCGCATCGAGGCGACGCCGATCAACCCGTCCGATCTCGGGCTCCTGATCGGTCCGGCCGACATGTCGACCGCGGTCGTCTCCGGTTCGAAAGACGCTCCCGTGATCACCGCGAAGATGCCGGACGCAGCGGTGAAGATGATGGGCGCGCGGCTCGATCAATCGCTGCCGGTCGGCAACGAGGGCGCCGGAACGGTGGTCCGGACCGGATCGTCGGATGCCGCCAAGGCGCTGATGGGCAAGACGGTCTCCGCCATCGGCGGCGCGATGTACTCGCAATATCGCACCATGAAGGTGAGGGACGTGATGGAGCTGCCGGCCGGCGCCACCGCTGCCGACGGCGCGTCGTGGTTCGTCAATCCGCTGACGGCGCTTGGCATGACCGAGACCATGCGGCGCGAGAACCACAAGGCGCTGGTACATACCGCGGCAGCCTCCAACCTCGGGCAGATGCTCAACAAGATCTGCCTCAAGGACGGCATCGGCCTCGTCAACATCGTCCGCAGCAAGGAGCAGGCCGACATCCTGCACAAGATCGGCGCCAAGCATGTCGTCGATTCCACTGCGCCGACCTTCATGGACGATTTGACCAACGCGCTGGTTGAGACTGGCGCCACCATCGCGTTCGACGCCATCGGCGGCGGCAAGCTCGCCAGCCAGATCCTGACCGCGATGGAAATCGCGGCCAACAAGACCGCCAAGGAGTACAGCCGCTACGGTTCGAGCGTGTTCAAGCAGGTCTATATCTACGGCAGCCTCAACACCGGTCCGACCGAATTGAGCCGGGCGTTTGGCCTGACCTGGGCGGTCAGCGGCTGGCTGTTGACGCCGTTCCTGCAGAAGATCGGCCCGGCCGACATCGGCCGGTTGCGCCAGCGCGTGGCGTCCGAGTTGAAGACCACCTTCGCCAGCCATTACACCCAGGTGGTGTCGCTGCCCGAAGTGCTGCAGATGTCCAACATCGCCGTCTACAACAAGCGCGCCACCGGCGAGAAATTCCTGATCAACCCCGCCAAGGGCTGA
- the pdhA gene encoding pyruvate dehydrogenase (acetyl-transferring) E1 component subunit alpha: protein MAAPKKSVEKEAGQEKAKGSSPPEFTRAQELAALRDMLLIRRFEEKAGQLYGMGAIGGFCHLYIGQEAIVVGMQMALKKGDQVITGYRDHGHMLACGMEANGVMAELTGRRGGYSKGKGGSMHMFSKEKNFYGGHGIVGAQVSLGTGLAFANRYRGNDAVSLAYFGDGASNQGQVYESFNMAELWKLPVIYVIENNRYAMGTSVTRSSAQTDFSKRGISFNIPGQQVDGMDVRAVKAAGDEAVAWCRAGKGPFILEMQTYRYRGHSMSDPAKYRTREEVEKVRNDQDPIEQVRNRLLAAKVTEQELKAIDAEVREIVNASADFAQHDAEPDPSELWTDIYR, encoded by the coding sequence ATGGCCGCACCCAAGAAAAGCGTTGAGAAGGAAGCAGGGCAGGAGAAGGCAAAGGGGTCGTCCCCACCGGAATTCACCAGGGCGCAGGAACTGGCCGCACTCCGGGACATGCTGTTGATCCGCCGCTTTGAGGAAAAGGCCGGCCAGCTCTACGGCATGGGTGCGATCGGCGGCTTCTGCCACCTCTATATCGGCCAGGAAGCCATCGTTGTCGGTATGCAGATGGCTCTGAAAAAGGGCGATCAGGTCATAACCGGATACCGCGACCACGGCCACATGCTGGCATGTGGCATGGAAGCCAACGGCGTGATGGCTGAACTGACCGGACGCCGGGGCGGCTATTCCAAGGGCAAGGGCGGCTCCATGCACATGTTCAGCAAGGAGAAGAATTTTTACGGCGGCCACGGCATCGTCGGCGCCCAGGTTTCGCTCGGCACCGGTCTCGCTTTCGCCAACCGCTATCGCGGCAATGATGCCGTCAGCCTGGCCTATTTCGGTGACGGCGCCTCGAACCAGGGCCAGGTCTACGAAAGCTTCAACATGGCGGAGCTGTGGAAGCTCCCGGTGATCTACGTCATCGAAAACAACCGTTACGCCATGGGCACCTCGGTGACGCGCTCCTCGGCGCAGACCGATTTCTCCAAGCGCGGCATCTCCTTCAATATTCCCGGCCAGCAGGTCGACGGCATGGACGTTCGCGCCGTCAAGGCCGCGGGCGATGAAGCTGTCGCCTGGTGCCGCGCCGGCAAGGGCCCGTTCATCCTGGAAATGCAGACCTATCGCTACCGCGGTCACTCGATGTCGGATCCGGCCAAGTACCGCACCCGTGAAGAGGTCGAGAAGGTCCGCAACGACCAGGACCCGATCGAGCAGGTGCGCAACCGCCTGCTGGCGGCCAAGGTCACCGAGCAGGAGTTGAAGGCCATCGACGCCGAGGTGCGCGAGATCGTCAACGCGTCCGCGGATTTCGCCCAGCACGATGCCGAGCCGGATCCGTCCGAGCTTTGGACCGATATCTATCGCTAA
- the eno gene encoding phosphopyruvate hydratase, with protein MTAIVDIIGREILDSRGNPTVEVDVVLEDGSIGRAAVPSGASTGAHEAVELRDGDKNRYLGKGVQKAVEAVNGEIFEALSDQAVEEQVQIDQIMIDLDGTPNKSRLGANAILGVSLACAKAAAESFDMPLYRYVGGTSARTLPVPMMNIINGGMHADNPIDFQEFMILPVGAATFAEALRCGSEIFHTLRGELKKAGHNTNVGDEGGFAPNLPSADAALDFVVGAIGKAGYTAGKDVMLGLDCAATEFFKDGAYVYGGENKTRSRSEQAKYLADLVARYPIISIEDGMSEDDMDGWKELTDIIGSKCQLVGDDLFVTNVTRLADGIKNGRANSILIKVNQIGTLTETLASVEMAHKAGYTSVMSHRSGETEDSTIADLAVATNCGQIKTGSLARSDRTAKYNQLLRIEQQLGAQAKYAGKSVFKALA; from the coding sequence ATGACCGCCATCGTCGACATCATCGGCCGCGAAATTCTCGATAGCCGCGGCAATCCCACCGTTGAAGTCGATGTGGTGCTGGAAGACGGCTCGATCGGCCGCGCCGCGGTGCCCTCCGGCGCCTCGACCGGCGCCCATGAGGCGGTGGAACTGCGGGACGGCGACAAGAACCGCTATCTCGGCAAGGGCGTGCAGAAGGCGGTCGAAGCCGTCAATGGCGAAATCTTCGAGGCGCTGAGCGACCAGGCGGTCGAGGAACAAGTCCAGATCGACCAGATCATGATCGACCTCGACGGCACGCCGAACAAGAGCCGGCTTGGTGCCAACGCCATCCTCGGCGTTTCGCTGGCCTGCGCCAAGGCGGCGGCCGAATCCTTCGACATGCCACTCTATCGCTATGTCGGCGGCACCTCGGCGCGTACCCTGCCGGTTCCGATGATGAACATCATCAATGGTGGCATGCATGCCGACAACCCGATCGACTTCCAGGAATTCATGATCCTGCCGGTCGGCGCGGCGACGTTTGCCGAAGCGCTGCGCTGCGGCTCGGAAATCTTCCATACATTGCGCGGCGAACTGAAGAAGGCCGGCCACAACACCAATGTCGGCGACGAGGGCGGCTTTGCGCCGAACCTGCCGTCGGCGGATGCTGCGCTCGATTTCGTGGTCGGCGCCATCGGCAAGGCCGGCTACACCGCCGGCAAGGACGTCATGCTCGGGCTCGATTGCGCCGCGACCGAGTTCTTCAAGGATGGCGCTTACGTCTATGGCGGCGAGAACAAGACCCGCTCGCGCTCCGAGCAGGCAAAATATCTTGCCGATCTGGTCGCGCGCTATCCGATCATTTCGATCGAGGACGGCATGTCCGAGGACGACATGGACGGCTGGAAGGAGTTGACCGACATCATCGGCAGCAAGTGCCAACTGGTCGGCGACGACCTGTTCGTCACCAACGTCACGCGCCTTGCCGACGGCATCAAGAATGGCCGCGCCAATTCGATCCTGATCAAGGTCAACCAGATCGGCACGCTGACGGAGACGCTCGCTTCGGTCGAGATGGCCCACAAGGCCGGCTACACCTCTGTGATGTCGCATCGCTCCGGCGAGACCGAGGATTCCACCATCGCCGACCTCGCCGTCGCCACCAATTGCGGCCAGATCAAAACCGGCTCGCTGGCGCGCTCCGACCGTACCGCCAAGTACAACCAGTTGCTGCGCATCGAGCAGCAGTTGGGCGCGCAGGCGAAATATGCCGGCAAATCGGTGTTCAAGGCACTGGCGTAA
- a CDS encoding NIPSNAP family protein, giving the protein MIMEMRVYRCLPGRLPALMKRFDTLTLKLWEKHGIKQAGFFTTLIGTSNQELTYFVAWDSLADREKKWTAFQSDPDWIAGRAKSEEGGQIIDNIVSQLLVPTPFSSVK; this is encoded by the coding sequence ATGATTATGGAAATGCGCGTCTATCGCTGTCTGCCGGGCCGCCTGCCGGCACTGATGAAACGCTTCGACACGCTCACGCTGAAGCTGTGGGAAAAGCACGGCATCAAGCAGGCCGGGTTCTTCACCACGCTGATCGGCACCTCCAATCAGGAACTGACCTATTTCGTGGCCTGGGATTCGCTCGCCGATCGCGAAAAGAAATGGACGGCATTTCAGTCCGATCCCGACTGGATCGCCGGGCGGGCCAAGTCTGAGGAAGGCGGCCAGATCATCGACAACATCGTCAGTCAATTGCTGGTGCCGACGCCATTCTCGTCGGTGAAGTAA
- a CDS encoding pyruvate dehydrogenase complex E1 component subunit beta has translation MPIQVLMPALSPTMEKGNLAKWLKKEGETIKSGDVIAEIETDKATMEVEATDEGTLGRILIAEGTADVAVNTPIATILSDGESAADLDKAPAAAPAKQEKAEAPAAKAEAPQPAAHAAPAAAVAEPDPEVPAGTEMVTMTIREALRDAMAEEMRRDPDVFIMGEEVAEYQGAYKVTQGLLQEFGDKRVIDTPITEHGFAGIGVGAAMAGLKPIVEFMTFNFAMQAIDHIINSAAKTLYMSGGQMTCQMVFRGPNGAASRVAAQHSQDYSAWYSQVPGLKVVAPYSAADYKGLLKAAIRDPNPVIFLENEMLYGHTGEVPKLDDYVIPIGKARIVRSGGHVTLISWSNGMSYALKAADELAKEGIEAEVIDLRTLRPMDTETIVASVKKTGRAVTVEEGWQQSGVGAEIAARIMEHAFDYLDAPVARVSGKDVPMPYAANLEKLALPTVADVVAAAKAVSYR, from the coding sequence ATGCCCATTCAAGTGTTGATGCCTGCGCTGTCGCCCACCATGGAAAAGGGCAACCTTGCCAAGTGGCTGAAAAAGGAAGGCGAGACCATCAAGTCCGGCGATGTCATCGCCGAGATCGAAACCGACAAGGCGACGATGGAAGTCGAGGCGACCGATGAGGGCACGCTCGGCAGGATCCTGATCGCCGAGGGCACGGCCGACGTGGCCGTCAACACCCCGATCGCGACCATTCTGTCGGATGGCGAGAGCGCCGCCGATCTCGACAAGGCGCCGGCGGCGGCGCCCGCAAAGCAGGAGAAGGCCGAGGCGCCCGCAGCCAAGGCGGAAGCGCCTCAGCCGGCGGCGCACGCGGCACCGGCCGCTGCCGTCGCCGAACCCGATCCGGAAGTGCCCGCCGGCACCGAGATGGTGACGATGACCATCCGCGAAGCCTTGCGTGACGCGATGGCCGAAGAAATGCGGCGCGACCCTGATGTCTTCATCATGGGCGAAGAGGTCGCGGAATATCAGGGCGCCTACAAGGTCACCCAGGGTCTGCTGCAGGAATTCGGCGACAAGCGCGTCATCGATACGCCGATCACCGAGCATGGTTTCGCCGGCATCGGCGTCGGTGCGGCGATGGCCGGACTGAAGCCGATCGTCGAATTCATGACCTTCAACTTCGCCATGCAGGCGATCGACCATATCATCAATTCCGCGGCCAAGACGCTGTACATGTCGGGCGGCCAGATGACCTGCCAGATGGTGTTCCGCGGTCCGAACGGGGCTGCGTCCCGCGTCGCTGCCCAGCATAGCCAGGACTACTCGGCCTGGTATTCGCAAGTACCCGGCTTGAAGGTGGTCGCACCGTATTCGGCCGCCGACTACAAGGGGCTGTTGAAGGCCGCGATCCGCGATCCCAATCCGGTGATCTTCCTCGAAAACGAAATGCTCTACGGCCACACCGGCGAGGTGCCGAAGCTCGACGATTACGTGATCCCGATCGGCAAGGCGCGGATTGTCCGCTCCGGTGGCCATGTAACCCTGATCTCGTGGTCGAACGGCATGTCCTATGCCTTGAAGGCCGCCGACGAACTCGCCAAGGAAGGCATCGAGGCCGAGGTGATCGACCTGCGCACGCTGCGCCCGATGGATACCGAGACCATCGTCGCCTCGGTCAAGAAGACCGGCCGCGCGGTGACGGTGGAAGAGGGCTGGCAACAGAGCGGCGTCGGCGCCGAGATCGCCGCCCGCATCATGGAACATGCCTTCGATTATCTGGATGCGCCGGTGGCGCGGGTGTCGGGCAAGGACGTGCCGATGCCGTATGCCGCGAACCTCGAAAAGCTCGCACTGCCCACCGTGGCCGACGTGGTCGCGGCCGCCAAAGCCGTGTCGTATCGGTAA
- the kdsA gene encoding 3-deoxy-8-phosphooctulonate synthase: MNVNSPAAPIVSVGPVKFGNDLSMSIIAGPCQLESRAHALEVAGALKEIATRLKIGLVYKTSFDKANRTSGTAARGIGLAQALPIFAEIRSSLGLPVLTDVHEATQCAEVAQAVDVLQIPAFLCRQTDLLLAAAATGKVVNIKKGQFLAPWDMANVVAKITGGGNPNVLVTERGASFGYNTLVSDMRALPILARTTGAPVIFDATHSVQQPGGKGASSGGEREFVPVLARAAVAVGVAGVFIETHPDPDHAPSDGPNMVPLRDFEALIKTLMGFDALAKNLVKKPIS, translated from the coding sequence TTGAACGTCAATTCACCAGCTGCGCCAATCGTGTCCGTCGGCCCGGTCAAATTCGGCAACGATCTGTCGATGTCGATCATTGCCGGACCGTGCCAGCTCGAGAGCCGGGCGCATGCGCTGGAAGTGGCGGGCGCGCTGAAAGAGATCGCGACACGGCTCAAGATCGGCCTCGTCTACAAGACCTCGTTCGACAAGGCCAACCGCACCAGCGGCACCGCCGCGCGCGGCATCGGGCTCGCCCAGGCGCTGCCGATCTTTGCCGAGATCCGCTCCTCGCTGGGATTGCCTGTGCTCACCGACGTGCACGAGGCCACGCAATGTGCCGAGGTGGCGCAGGCGGTGGACGTGCTGCAGATCCCGGCCTTCCTGTGCCGGCAGACCGATTTGCTGCTCGCCGCGGCCGCGACCGGCAAGGTCGTCAACATCAAGAAGGGCCAGTTCCTGGCGCCGTGGGACATGGCGAATGTCGTTGCCAAAATTACCGGCGGCGGCAATCCGAACGTACTGGTCACCGAGCGCGGCGCGTCCTTTGGCTACAACACGCTGGTATCCGACATGCGCGCGCTGCCGATCCTGGCGCGCACGACCGGCGCGCCGGTTATTTTTGACGCCACCCACTCGGTGCAACAGCCGGGCGGGAAGGGTGCCTCATCCGGCGGCGAGCGTGAGTTCGTGCCGGTGCTGGCGCGGGCGGCGGTCGCGGTCGGCGTCGCCGGGGTCTTCATCGAAACCCATCCCGATCCCGATCACGCGCCGTCGGATGGTCCCAACATGGTGCCGCTGCGGGACTTCGAAGCGCTGATAAAAACCCTGATGGGATTCGACGCACTCGCCAAAAATCTCGTCAAGAAGCCGATCAGTTGA
- the queF gene encoding preQ(1) synthase, with the protein MSKSPAKAKKSSAGLQLGRAVQWPDSPEKAKLDRVPNPQADTNYVVRFTAPEFTSLCPVTGQPDFAHLMIDYVPGSWLLESKSLKLYVASFRNHGAFHEDCTVMIGKRIAAEIKPKYLRIGGYWYPRGGIPIDVFWQTGKLPKGMWMPDQGVAPYRGRG; encoded by the coding sequence ATGTCGAAATCCCCCGCTAAAGCCAAGAAGTCGTCAGCCGGCCTGCAACTCGGCCGCGCCGTGCAATGGCCGGATAGCCCGGAAAAGGCCAAACTCGACCGCGTTCCCAATCCGCAGGCCGACACCAATTACGTGGTCCGCTTCACTGCGCCGGAATTCACCTCGCTCTGTCCGGTCACCGGCCAGCCGGATTTCGCGCATCTGATGATCGATTACGTGCCCGGAAGCTGGCTGCTCGAGTCCAAATCGCTGAAACTTTATGTCGCCAGCTTCCGCAACCACGGCGCGTTCCACGAGGATTGCACCGTCATGATCGGCAAGCGCATCGCCGCCGAGATCAAGCCGAAATACCTGCGCATCGGCGGTTACTGGTATCCGCGCGGCGGCATCCCGATCGACGTGTTCTGGCAGACCGGCAAACTACCCAAGGGCATGTGGATGCCCGATCAGGGCGTCGCGCCCTATCGCGGGCGAGGTTAG
- a CDS encoding NADPH-dependent FMN reductase, which translates to MATHTIVTIAGSLRKESFSLKIANALAKLAPASLKLEVMTPQGISNFSQDEEAAPPADWTAFREKLQKSHGVLFVTPEYNRSIPGVLKNAIDVGSRPYGKSSFLGKPVGIVSNSPGPLGGVSAAKHLQNILPGITGPIMAQPEIYLNGVGDAFDDKGQCTKESLQKVLQQYIDAFAAFVEKQHR; encoded by the coding sequence ATGGCCACCCACACCATCGTCACCATCGCCGGCAGTCTTCGCAAGGAGAGCTTCTCGCTCAAGATCGCCAATGCACTGGCCAAGCTGGCGCCGGCGTCGCTGAAGCTCGAGGTCATGACCCCGCAGGGGATTTCCAACTTCAGCCAGGACGAGGAAGCCGCACCCCCGGCCGATTGGACCGCGTTCCGGGAAAAGCTGCAAAAGTCGCACGGCGTCCTGTTCGTAACCCCGGAATATAACCGCTCGATCCCCGGCGTGCTGAAGAACGCCATCGACGTCGGCTCGCGGCCCTACGGCAAGAGTTCGTTCCTCGGCAAGCCGGTCGGCATCGTCTCGAATTCCCCGGGCCCGCTCGGCGGCGTCAGCGCGGCCAAGCACCTGCAGAACATCCTGCCGGGCATCACCGGTCCGATCATGGCACAGCCCGAAATCTACCTGAACGGCGTCGGCGATGCCTTTGACGACAAGGGCCAGTGCACCAAGGAATCGTTGCAGAAGGTGTTGCAGCAGTACATCGACGCCTTTGCGGCGTTTGTTGAGAAGCAGCATCGGTAA
- a CDS encoding CTP synthase produces the protein MARYIFITGGVVSSLGKGLASAALGALLQSRGYKVRLRKLDPYLNLDPGTMSPYQHGEVFVTDDGAETDLDLGHYERFTGRPATKADNITTGRIYQDIITKERRGDYLGATIQVVPHVTNAIKEFVLSGNDEYDFVLVEIGGTVGDIEGLPFFEAIRQLKNELPREHAVYIHLTLLPFIPSAGELKTKPTQHSVKELRSIGIQPDILLCRTDREIPKEERRKLGLFCNVRESAVIEARDVDNIYAVPEAYHAAGLDDEVLAAFGITPKIPPALQSWNVINERVRNPEGAVTIAIVGKYTGMKDAYKSLIEALSHGGIANKVKVNLDWIESEVFEHEDPAPFLEHVNGILVPGGFGQRGAEGKIRAAQFARERNVPYFGICFGMQMAVIEAARNLVGIEDANSTEFGPTKEPLVGLMTEWLRGNELEKRSKVGDLGGTMRLGAYPAALNRGSRVSQVYGGATEISERHRHRYEVNTAYKDRLEQHGLRFSGLSPDGVLPEIVEYEDHPWFIGVQFHPELKSRPFEPHPLFASFVQAAVVQSRLV, from the coding sequence ATGGCGCGGTACATATTCATCACCGGCGGCGTGGTTTCTTCGCTCGGAAAGGGTCTGGCTTCAGCGGCACTCGGTGCCCTGCTGCAGTCCCGCGGGTACAAGGTCCGTCTCCGAAAGCTCGACCCCTATCTCAACCTCGATCCCGGAACGATGTCGCCGTATCAGCACGGCGAAGTGTTCGTGACCGATGACGGCGCCGAGACCGATCTCGATCTCGGCCATTACGAGCGTTTCACCGGCCGGCCGGCCACCAAGGCCGACAACATCACCACCGGGCGCATCTACCAGGACATCATCACCAAGGAACGCCGCGGCGATTATCTCGGCGCGACTATCCAGGTGGTGCCGCACGTCACCAACGCGATCAAGGAATTCGTGCTTTCGGGCAACGATGAATACGATTTCGTGCTGGTCGAGATCGGCGGCACCGTCGGCGACATCGAGGGCCTGCCGTTCTTCGAGGCGATCCGCCAGCTCAAGAACGAGCTGCCGCGCGAACACGCCGTTTACATTCATCTGACGCTGCTGCCGTTCATTCCGAGCGCCGGCGAACTCAAGACCAAGCCGACGCAACACTCGGTCAAGGAACTTCGCTCGATCGGTATCCAGCCGGACATCCTGCTGTGCCGCACCGATCGGGAAATTCCGAAGGAAGAGCGGCGCAAGCTCGGCCTGTTCTGCAACGTGCGCGAAAGCGCCGTCATCGAGGCGCGGGACGTCGACAACATCTACGCCGTGCCCGAGGCCTATCACGCCGCCGGCCTCGATGACGAAGTGCTGGCCGCATTCGGCATCACGCCGAAAATTCCGCCGGCACTGCAGAGCTGGAACGTCATCAACGAACGTGTTCGCAACCCCGAAGGCGCCGTGACCATTGCCATCGTCGGCAAGTACACCGGCATGAAGGACGCCTACAAATCGCTGATCGAGGCGCTGTCGCATGGCGGCATCGCCAACAAGGTGAAGGTCAATCTCGACTGGATCGAGAGCGAGGTGTTCGAGCACGAGGATCCGGCGCCGTTCCTCGAACACGTCAACGGCATCCTGGTGCCCGGCGGCTTCGGCCAGCGCGGTGCCGAGGGCAAGATCCGCGCGGCGCAGTTCGCCCGGGAGCGCAACGTGCCGTATTTCGGCATCTGTTTCGGGATGCAGATGGCTGTGATCGAAGCCGCGCGCAATCTGGTCGGCATCGAGGACGCCAACTCCACCGAGTTCGGTCCAACGAAAGAGCCGCTGGTCGGCCTGATGACGGAATGGCTGCGCGGCAACGAGCTCGAAAAGCGCTCGAAGGTCGGCGACCTCGGCGGCACCATGCGGCTCGGCGCCTATCCGGCGGCGCTGAACCGCGGCAGCCGGGTATCGCAGGTCTACGGCGGCGCCACCGAGATTTCGGAACGCCACCGTCATCGCTACGAGGTCAACACCGCCTACAAGGACCGGCTCGAGCAGCACGGCCTGCGCTTCTCGGGGCTCTCGCCCGACGGCGTGTTGCCGGAGATCGTCGAATACGAGGACCATCCCTGGTTTATCGGCGTGCAATTCCACCCCGAACTGAAGTCGCGGCCGTTCGAGCCGCATCCCTTGTTCGCGTCGTTCGTTCAGGCGGCGGTGGTGCAGTCGCGGCTGGTTTGA